A single genomic interval of Candidatus Methylacidiphilales bacterium harbors:
- the nadC gene encoding carboxylating nicotinate-nucleotide diphosphorylase yields the protein MPVTPPEPALLREAASRALAEDVGPLDITTACLVPKNTKARAHIFVKEEGVLCGLPVAAQVFSEVDTALRLTFKSEDGDSLAKGQTVMELEGPVSAILTGERSALNFLQHLSGIATQTRRFVREIAHTPCRILDTRKTTPGLRHLEKYAVRCGGGVNHRMGLYDAFMPKDNHVALMAQPDGLLEAVKKMKNSDPDAPIIFEADTLEQVAVLANAGVTRILLDNMPIPQMREAVRIAAGKCGLEASGNMTLERVAAVAETGVDYISVGSLTHSVRALDFSLEMD from the coding sequence ATGCCCGTCACACCGCCCGAACCCGCCCTCCTGCGCGAAGCCGCATCGCGAGCATTGGCCGAGGATGTCGGCCCGCTCGACATCACCACAGCCTGCCTCGTCCCCAAAAACACCAAAGCGCGAGCCCATATTTTCGTGAAGGAAGAAGGCGTCCTTTGCGGATTGCCTGTTGCAGCCCAGGTTTTCAGTGAAGTGGACACGGCCCTGCGACTCACTTTCAAATCCGAAGATGGCGACTCCCTCGCCAAAGGCCAAACCGTCATGGAACTGGAAGGCCCCGTCAGCGCCATCCTGACCGGCGAACGCTCCGCGCTCAACTTCCTCCAGCATCTTTCCGGCATTGCAACACAAACCCGGAGATTTGTTAGAGAAATCGCCCATACTCCATGCCGGATTCTCGATACCCGAAAGACCACGCCCGGCCTGCGGCACCTGGAAAAATACGCCGTGCGCTGCGGCGGCGGAGTGAACCATCGCATGGGCCTCTACGACGCCTTTATGCCCAAGGACAATCATGTGGCGTTGATGGCCCAGCCGGACGGGCTGCTTGAAGCTGTCAAAAAAATGAAGAACTCGGATCCCGACGCCCCCATTATTTTCGAGGCCGACACGCTTGAGCAGGTGGCTGTCCTTGCCAACGCTGGCGTAACCCGCATCCTGCTCGACAACATGCCGATTCCGCAGATGCGTGAGGCCGTACGCATCGCCGCTGGGAAATGCGGACTCGAAGCTTCGGGCAACATGACGCTCGAGCGCGTGGCGGCCGTGGCGGAAACAGGCGTTGATTATATCTCCGTCGGCAGCCTCACCCACAGTGTGCGCGCCCTGGACTTCAGCCTCGAAATGGATTAG
- a CDS encoding pilus assembly protein TadG-related protein, producing MSRKQHPHAPVLINGLFCGRVRHWRGREGSAVLLLCLAMVALIGFMAVSVDYGLMALKANALQRGCDAAALAATTEMLISGSTSTAQTQAQTYGAQNGATITSVVFSNSNTVVTVQGTATQSFFFAQVLGIGSGTLNRQAKAYCIDITGVSNGVPLGITTDDFNAHVGGASFTVSLIRNQDTAFADGNVVGLALTNGKSPSHWDTYLQNGYSNVPVYMGYTVDYNSLNASLKEQEKNLYDGLSGRIGGIMAIFITDPTPATNGNSIHPIEGIAVVQLTGVDNSGNVSLKILKGINDYTGGLYNTTTASSLQLTNAYKMGLENP from the coding sequence ATTGCTGTGCCTGGCCATGGTGGCCCTGATCGGTTTCATGGCTGTATCCGTTGACTATGGCTTGATGGCGTTGAAAGCAAATGCGTTGCAGAGAGGCTGCGACGCCGCCGCCTTGGCGGCCACGACTGAAATGCTCATTTCCGGCAGCACAAGCACCGCCCAGACCCAGGCGCAGACTTATGGCGCCCAGAACGGGGCCACGATCACGAGCGTCGTTTTCAGCAACAGCAACACGGTTGTGACAGTCCAGGGCACCGCGACGCAGAGTTTTTTCTTTGCCCAGGTGCTGGGGATCGGCAGTGGAACATTGAACCGGCAGGCCAAAGCCTACTGCATTGACATCACCGGCGTGAGCAATGGCGTTCCGCTGGGGATAACAACCGATGACTTCAATGCCCATGTGGGCGGCGCATCATTCACAGTAAGCTTGATCCGGAACCAGGACACTGCATTTGCCGATGGCAATGTGGTCGGGCTTGCATTGACCAACGGGAAAAGCCCGAGCCACTGGGACACCTACCTTCAGAATGGATATTCGAATGTTCCTGTTTATATGGGATATACGGTTGATTACAATTCACTCAATGCAAGCCTGAAGGAGCAGGAGAAGAACCTGTATGATGGGCTTTCAGGCCGGATCGGCGGTATCATGGCTATTTTTATTACAGACCCGACGCCGGCAACCAATGGCAATTCGATTCACCCCATCGAGGGCATCGCGGTGGTACAGCTCACCGGCGTTGATAATTCGGGAAACGTGTCGTTGAAAATACTCAAAGGCATCAATGACTATACGGGGGGGCTTTACAATACAACCACAGCCAGTTCCCTTCAACTGACCAATGCCTACAAAATGGGTTTGGAAAATCCCTAA